The proteins below come from a single Procambarus clarkii isolate CNS0578487 chromosome 44, FALCON_Pclarkii_2.0, whole genome shotgun sequence genomic window:
- the LOC138350141 gene encoding NADH-ubiquinone oxidoreductase chain 4-like, protein MLDYVYNIMLDFVYIIMLDYMYNIMLDYVYNIMLDYVYNIMLDYVYNIMLDYVYNIMLDYVYNIMLDYVYNIMLDYVYNIMLDYVYNIMLDYVYIIMLDFVYNIMLDYVCNIMLDYVYIIMLDYVYNIMLDYVCNIMLDYVCNIMLDYVYIIMLDYGCNIMLDYVYIIMLDYMYNIMLDFVYIIMLDYVYNIMLDYVYNIMLDYVYNIMLDYVCNIMLDYVYIIMLDYVYNIMLDYVCNIMLDYVYIIMLDYVCNIMLDYVYNIMLDYVYSIMLDFVYNNLP, encoded by the coding sequence ATGCTGGACTACGTGTACAACATCATGCTGGACTTCGTGTACATCATCATGCTGGACTACATGTACAACATCATGCTGGACTACGTGTACAACATCATGCTGGACTACGTGTACAACATCATGCTGGACTACGTGTACAACATCATGCTGGACTACGTGTACAACATCATGCTGGACTACGTGTACAACATCATGCTGGACTACGTGTACAACATCATGCTGGACTACGTGTACAACATCATGCTGGACTACGTGTACAACATCATGCTGGACTACGTGTACATCATCATGCTGGACTTCGTGTACAACATCATGCTGGACTACGTGTGCAACATCATGCTGGACTACGTGTACATCATCATGCTGGACTACGTGTACAACATCATGCTGGACTACGTGTGCAACATCATGCTGGACTACGTGTGCAACATCATGCTGGACTACGTGTACATCATCATGCTGGACTACGGGTGCAACATCATGCTGGACTACGTGTACATCATCATGCTGGACTACATGTACAACATCATGCTGGACTTCGTGTACATCATCATGCTGGACTACGTGTACAACATCATGCTGGACTACGTGTACAACATCATGCTGGACTACGTGTACAACATCATGCTGGACTACGTGTGCAACATCATGCTGGACTACGTGTACATCATCATGCTGGACTACGTGTACAACATCATGCTGGACTACGTGTGCAACATCATGCTGGACTACGTGTACATCATCATGCTGGACTACGTGTGCAACATCATGCTGGACTACGTGTACAACATCATGCTGGACTACGTATACAGCATCATGCTGGACTTCGTGTATAACAACTTGCCGTAG